A single genomic interval of Helianthus annuus cultivar XRQ/B chromosome 13, HanXRQr2.0-SUNRISE, whole genome shotgun sequence harbors:
- the LOC110897938 gene encoding cell wall / vacuolar inhibitor of fructosidase 1 isoform X1 gives MKFSFPLTILLLLLLLQQTLLSAMADIQLIKNTCKGTPSSSLCLKILLADPKSQNADLTGLALIGVDAVNNKGLEILEQIVALKKSRQELRPALDHCAEVYHAVVDADVPSSRDALRTGVAKFAEQGMADSAVEAQVCEGSFGEHGRTSPMTGSNNAMDDVANVVRAIILIVLCICQKQCF, from the exons ATGAAGTTCTCGTTTCCTCTCACCATTCTCTTACTTCTTCTCCTTCTCCAACAAACCCTACTTTCAGCCATGGCAGATATACAACTCATAAAAAACACATGCAAGGGCACACCTTCCTCCAGTTTATGCCTCAAGATTCTATTAGCAGACCCCAAGAGCCAAAATGCAGATCTAACAGGGTTAGCACTCATCGGAGTTGATGCAGTCAACAACAAAGGTCTAGAAATCTTAGAGCAGATTGTTGCTCTTAAAAAGTCTAGGCAAGAGTTGAGACCGGCGTTGGATCACTGCGCGGAGGTGTATCATGCGGTGGTTGATGCGGATGTGCCGTCGTCTAGGGATGCATTGAGAACTGGCGTGGCTAAGTTTGCTGAGCAAGGAATGGCAGATAGCGCGGTGGAAGCGCAGGTGTGTGAGGGGAGTTTCGGTGAGCATGGTCGCACGTCTCCAATGACGGGCTCAAACAATGCTATGGATGATGTTGCTAATGTGGTTAGGGCCATTATTC TTATTGTCTTATGCATCTGTCAAAAACAATGTTTCTAA
- the LOC110897938 gene encoding cell wall / vacuolar inhibitor of fructosidase 1 isoform X2 yields the protein MKFSFPLTILLLLLLLQQTLLSAMADIQLIKNTCKGTPSSSLCLKILLADPKSQNADLTGLALIGVDAVNNKGLEILEQIVALKKSRQELRPALDHCAEVYHAVVDADVPSSRDALRTGVAKFAEQGMADSAVEAQVCEGSFGEHGRTSPMTGSNNAMDDVANVVRAIIRKLL from the coding sequence ATGAAGTTCTCGTTTCCTCTCACCATTCTCTTACTTCTTCTCCTTCTCCAACAAACCCTACTTTCAGCCATGGCAGATATACAACTCATAAAAAACACATGCAAGGGCACACCTTCCTCCAGTTTATGCCTCAAGATTCTATTAGCAGACCCCAAGAGCCAAAATGCAGATCTAACAGGGTTAGCACTCATCGGAGTTGATGCAGTCAACAACAAAGGTCTAGAAATCTTAGAGCAGATTGTTGCTCTTAAAAAGTCTAGGCAAGAGTTGAGACCGGCGTTGGATCACTGCGCGGAGGTGTATCATGCGGTGGTTGATGCGGATGTGCCGTCGTCTAGGGATGCATTGAGAACTGGCGTGGCTAAGTTTGCTGAGCAAGGAATGGCAGATAGCGCGGTGGAAGCGCAGGTGTGTGAGGGGAGTTTCGGTGAGCATGGTCGCACGTCTCCAATGACGGGCTCAAACAATGCTATGGATGATGTTGCTAATGTGGTTAGGGCCATTATTCGTAAGTTGTTATAA